In the genome of bacterium, the window TCCCGGCGGACTACATCCGCAAACAAACCCTCGTCAACGCCGAGCGGTTCGTAACGCCGACGCTCAAGGAGTACGAGGAGACCGCGCTCTCCGCGGACGAGAAGATAGCCGCGCTGGAGCGGGAGATATTCGTCGAGCTGCGCGCCGAGCTCGCCGGGCACGTCGGACGGCTCAACCGCGTCGCGGCCGCGGCGGCGGAGCTGGACGTGATGGCGTCGTACGCGCAGGCCGCGCTCGAGAACGACTTCGCCCGCCCCGAAATCGTGGACGAGCCGGTGCTCGACGTCGAGGACGGCCGCCACCCGGTCGTGGAACGGTTCTACCTCGACGAGCCCTTCGTCCCCAACGACCTGCACCTCGACGAGAACGAGCGGTTCGTCGTCCTCACCGGCCCCAATATGGCGGGCAAGTCGACCTATCTACGCCAGGCGGCGTTGATAACGCTCTTGGCGCAGGCGGGCTCGTTCGTGCCGGCGCGCCGCGCGACCGTAGGGCCCGTCGACCGCATCTTCACGCGCATCGGCGCCGCGGACGACCTCTCGCGCGGCCGCTCCACCTTCCTGGTGGAGATGACCGAGACCGCCGACATCGTCAACAACGCCACGTCGCGCAGCCTTATACTTTTGGACGAGATAGGCCGGGGGACGTCGACCTACGACGGCCTAAGCCTGGCGTGGGCCGTAGCCGAATACCTGGCCGAGAACACGCAAGGCCGAACGCTCTTCGCCACCCACTACCACGAGCTCGCGGCGTTGGCCGAGGGCGGCGCCGGCGTCGTCAACTACACCGTAACGGTGCGGGAGGCGGGCGGCAAGGTCCACTTCCTGCGGCGCGTGACGCGCGGCGTGACCAGCCGCTCGTACGGCATCCAGGTGGCGCGGCTGGCGGGCCTCCCGCCGGCCATACTCGCCCGCGCGCGCCAAATTCTGGAGGAACTGGAGGCGGGCCGGGGGCCCCGGGCATCGCTCGAGAACTCCGACCAACAGGGCCTGTTCACGCCCCGGCCGCCGATAATCGAGGAGTACGTCGCGGCGCTCGAGCCGGACCGTATGACGCCGCGCGCGGCGCTGGACGCCCTCTACGAGCTGCGTAAACTCCTGGAACGGGAGGCCGGCGAGAAACCGGGCAAGGAGTAGTTGCGCCCGACGTAAATTTATGGTAAATTCCCCATCGGATTCGAGGGCCGGCGACGGGTCGGCCGGCCGGGAACGCCGGGGCGGAGAACCGCCGCCTCGTTTTATTATAGCCCCGGACGACGTGCGCGACGGCATCGTCCGGCTCGCGGGGGCGGAAGGCCACCACGCCAAGAACGTTTTGCGGCTCGGCCGCGGCGACCCGTTCGTCGCCATAGATGGTCGCGGCGTCGAATACGAAGCGGAAGTCGAAATCCGCACCGCCGACGGCCTGCTCGGCAAAGTGCTCCGGACGACGCGTCGCAGCCGCGAGCCGCTGGCCCGGGTAACGCTGGCGCAAGCGCTCCTCAAGCCGGCCGAGCTGGCCGAAGTCGTGGAGCAGGCCACGGCGCTGGGCGTTAGCGAATTCGTATTCTTCGAATGCGCGCGGTCGCAGCGGCGGGAGTTTACGACCCGGGAGATAAAGCACCTCGAGGGCGTGGCGGCGGCCGCGGTCAAACAGTCGCTCCGCGCCGTCGTGCCCAAAATACACGCCGCCAAAACGTTCGCCGACGTGCTGGCGCGCGGCCGCGATTTCGACGTCGCCTTCATATGCAAGCGCGACGCCGACGCCCGGCCGTTGGCGGGAATCGTCGGCCGCGGCAAACCCGGGCCCAGCAGGTTCCTGGTGGCCGTGGGGCCGGAGGGCGGGTTCGACGCCGACGAAGAAAAGCGGGCCGCGGCCGCGGCGTTCAGGCCGCTGGACCTCGGGCCCCGGCGCCTGCGGGCGGAGCTGGCGGGGCCGGTAGCGTGCACGTTGATATTCTACGCCGCCGGCGACCTGGGCCCCGTCCGGCCCGGCGGAGGGTAAAACTATGGAAGAGTGCATATTCTGCAAAATAGTCGCGGGCGAACTCCCGACGGAGCCGCTGTACGAAGACGACGTCGTCGTGGCCTTCGCCGACGTATCGCCTATGGCGCCGGTGCACGCGCTCATCGTTCCCAAAAAGCATCTCGCCAACGTGGACGAGCTTAGCGACGAGGACGCGGCCGTGGCGGGCCATATGATAATGGCGGCGCAACGGCTCGCGCGCCGGCTCGGCGTATCGGCGTCGGGCTACCGGCTGGTCATAAATACCGGCGCCGACGCGACGCAAATCGTTCCCCATCTTCACGTACATCTGTTGGGGGGCCGCCCGCTCGAGCCCCGGCTCGGCTAGCGGCATTTCGACCAACACAATCGGGTGTGAATAGCGATGAAACGAATTAGCATGACGGTAACGAAGCGCGAGGCCACGGAAAAACGCCACGGCCGCGCGATGAGGCGCCAGGGGTTGATCCCGGCCGTGGTCTACGGGGCAGAGGGTCCCAACGTCCCGGTAACGGTGGAAGAGAAGGACTTCCGGGCCTCGCTGCGCGCCGGCTCGGCCAACGCCATCCTCGAGCTGGCGGTAGAGGGCGACGGCGAAGAGACGCTCGCCATTATCAAAGAGATTCAATACGACGCCCTGGGCGACGAAATCCATCACGTGGACTTCCTCCGGGTGACGGCCGGGAAACCCATCCAGGTTACGATACCCATAACGGCCACCGGCCATTCGGAAGGCGAAAAAGAGGGCGGCGTCGTTGAATACTTGACGCGGGAAATCCGCGTCGAGTGCCTGCCGCACGACATCCCGGAGAACGTTACGTACGACCTCTCGGGGCTGGAGCTGGACGAATCGATGCACCTAAAAGACGTCGCGCCGCCGGCG includes:
- a CDS encoding RsmE family RNA methyltransferase — protein: MVNSPSDSRAGDGSAGRERRGGEPPPRFIIAPDDVRDGIVRLAGAEGHHAKNVLRLGRGDPFVAIDGRGVEYEAEVEIRTADGLLGKVLRTTRRSREPLARVTLAQALLKPAELAEVVEQATALGVSEFVFFECARSQRREFTTREIKHLEGVAAAAVKQSLRAVVPKIHAAKTFADVLARGRDFDVAFICKRDADARPLAGIVGRGKPGPSRFLVAVGPEGGFDADEEKRAAAAAFRPLDLGPRRLRAELAGPVACTLIFYAAGDLGPVRPGGG
- a CDS encoding histidine triad nucleotide-binding protein codes for the protein MEECIFCKIVAGELPTEPLYEDDVVVAFADVSPMAPVHALIVPKKHLANVDELSDEDAAVAGHMIMAAQRLARRLGVSASGYRLVINTGADATQIVPHLHVHLLGGRPLEPRLG
- a CDS encoding 50S ribosomal protein L25 yields the protein MKRISMTVTKREATEKRHGRAMRRQGLIPAVVYGAEGPNVPVTVEEKDFRASLRAGSANAILELAVEGDGEETLAIIKEIQYDALGDEIHHVDFLRVTAGKPIQVTIPITATGHSEGEKEGGVVEYLTREIRVECLPHDIPENVTYDLSGLELDESMHLKDVAPPAGVTFLDPADTALVVVKAPRMARADIIAEEEAAAAAAAEAEGKEGEAAEKGEEEAPPPAEETSS